The DNA region CCAGCGGTCTTGATCAAAAAAGTCACGGCGACCAACAGGTGAAAAGAGGAGTGTGCTAGCTCTTCCTGAATGAGACCAAACTTTGGGGCGCCCAAcggtgggattgggaggcTGGATACCACGCCGGGAGGCGGTTTTCGAAGGGGCCGgcttggagttggggggcGGTTGATGAGCGGTGTTTCTTGTTGCTGAActtcttgtctttcttgGACAAGCTCttgtgacggtggtggactTGTGCtaaaaaagggggaggttttAGTTCTGCTCGTTGCCTTGATGGCTTGTTCGGTTCGGGTGTGCGCGCGGTGgcgaggtgatgatgggttggaaTGGATGGGTTTGGAATCGGTGTGAGGTAAACCAGGTCTATGGCCTGGAACAGGGCCgtgggagggaagaggaggatagAGTTGCGGGTGGACTTCacgatgatggggaagggtGTTACCTAAGTCGATGCCTGGAATTGTCGGGAACGGCACGGGCGTCTGGCGAGCCATAGCCGGCGCCTCTTGCTTCAAGTTTTTGCTTGGGAATGAGGGGATAGGGACAGTTGTTTCTTTAGACGCTGAAACAGCTTGACagtctgaggaggaaggcatAGCTGTTTTGGAGCTGATCCCAAGATCTTTTTGGAGTTCTTGAACGATTTTGTCGAACCGTTCAAAAGGGGCCGATAGCTCCTCACGCAACTTATTCGCTAGCTCGTCGAACTTGACAAACGCCTGGAAAGATGATGCCGGGCTTGGGACTGGCTGAAGTTAGTATGTTTGCTACTCGATGCATTTGATGTAAACTTACCCGAAGAGCTCACCGCGCCATTCATATCCTCGTCACCATCCCAAAAGTGAGAGGTATGCTTTGACGATTGTTTGGCCTTGTTGatttccttcttctgctgcacATTGGCATCTGAATACTGAGGTGCCATTGTTGTCTCTTTATTGCCACGCATCAAAGTAGTattctgctgcttcttgacgGCGTTAGAGGGGGCTTGTCCCAAGGCAAAAGCTTGCTGCCGAGATCCTTGAGACTGGTCGGTATGAAAGACTAAACCCGAAAGCACCTCGTCTGCTATGACAAGTGGCTTGGTGAGTGCAGCAGTTGATTATTATTGATTGGGATTTTTCTGGCTGTGGTGACTTGAGGATCCGTTTTGGAACAATGCCCAGCGTAGGTATACCAGTCAGTATTAGGTGGGCAGTAAGAGGGAATAATTGGTGGAGAGAAACAGATCGAGTGTTGATTCTCGTCACGTAAAAGAACCTACATAAACAAACAAAGTGAGGTCGCCGGTCACAAGAGGGTTCGCCGAGCCAACTTGATTAGTGTCGTCGATGCGGGTCTACGTGGGGAGGTGGTATCACTTTATCTTGGTGCATCATCTCAACCGTCAACATGGGTTAAACCACCAGAAAAACATATTTcctgtcatcatcaaccatttTGGTACTGCCAAACTCTAGACCACAATGCTGAACGACAAGGAAAGTCTAGCTGTATTGAGACCGAGACATTTGATTTACACACCATCACACTTCCCCGCtgctccatcttcctctgaggccttttccttcccttccttttcgTCTACGCGATACATAGGGATCTGGGAGACCGTAGCAGTATATGATACAAACAATAGAGGCAAAGCTTCATTCTCCTGTAGCCTCGCTTGAATTTAGCGGCGGATGTTGGTCTTGCCCTCCTTGGGAGGATCGTAGACAATCTTTCTCGACTTGAGCCAGGCCCACTTGTACCGCTTAACCCAGACGCTCATGGCGAACAGAACAGATGTGATCGCCAGAACCTTCATACCCATGCGCTTGCGGTCATCCATCTCGGGCTCAGCAGCCCAGTTGAGGAACTCGGTAACGTCCTTGGCCATCTGGGAAGTTGTCGCAGGGGTTTCGTCCTCATACTCGACCAAGCCATCGTACAAGACACGAGCCATGGCAATACCGGTACCGGGGAAGTaggggttgaagttgagaCCAGCGCCGACCTGGGCGCCGGCAGGGGGCTCATCGGGGTagccggtgaggaggttgaagatgtaGTCGCAGCCACCGTGGCGGGCCTTGACCATCAAGCTGAGATCGGGAGGAAGGGCACCGTTGTTGGCGAAACGGGCAGCCTCATCGTTGGGGTAAGGAGAGGGGAGGTAGTCGGACAGCTTGCCGGGGCGCTTCTCGATCTCACCCTGGTCGTTGGGCTCGGTGTCGTACTCGTTCTCCTCAGCCAACGCCTTGGCCTCGTCAACGGTCAGGATGGTGCCGACCAGGGAGCGGTAGGGCACTCTGCTGAGAGAGTGGCACGAGGCGCAGACCTCGCGGTAGACCTGGAAACCTCTCCGGAGACTGTGTGCGAGCAAGACATCCCATGTAAGCCATCCTGTCGGAGCTAGTAGGGACAGGGGGTGGAcggtggggggttggagagcTTACGCTTGGTGGTCAAAGGTCTTGAACCATTGGTTATGAACCCAGGGGTACTTGGTGGGATGGAGACTATGTCGCCAGTAAGCTTCGCGATCTTGTATCCCAACTCGTGGTGCCGTAATGTCCAAGCCGGTCGAATATGCCTCAAACATGAGACGAATAACCTCGGCCCCCACGGCAACACGGGTTGGCCCCTCCGATCAACCACTCACCCTTCCTCAGCAGGCGTCATGGCATGAGAGTTGCCA from Podospora pseudoanserina strain CBS 124.78 chromosome 1, whole genome shotgun sequence includes:
- a CDS encoding hypothetical protein (COG:B; COG:K; EggNog:ENOG503P22S); protein product: MRGNKETTMAPQYSDANVQQKKEINKAKQSSKHTSHFWDGDEDMNGAVSSSVPSPASSFQAFVKFDELANKLREELSAPFERFDKIVQELQKDLGISSKTAMPSSSDCQAVSASKETTVPIPSFPSKNLKQEAPAMARQTPVPFPTIPGIDLGNTLPHHREVHPQLYPPLPSHGPVPGHRPGLPHTDSKPIHSNPSSPRHRAHTRTEQAIKATSRTKTSPFFSTSPPPSQELVQERQEVQQQETPLINRPPTPSRPLRKPPPGVVSSLPIPPLGAPKFGLIQEELAHSSFHLLVAVTFLIKTAGRIAIPMFWELVRRFPTPEELAKEKNKNEVVELIKPLGLSEHRYAIIQKYARGFVENPPVRERRYGVRNYPSVEDGKNVTAGEVFGAEEFDNGNFNGDGGGGLDVMDMVKDRRERAIGQAWEIGHLTQGAYTLDSWRIFCRDELLGRADDWTGKGGRGEGFQPEWMRVLPKDKELRACLRWMWMREGWEWDPVTGDREPLREELRRAVDEGRVGYNDNGSLVILNSESSAGAMQQAPS
- the CYT1 gene encoding cytochrome c1 (COG:C; EggNog:ENOG503NVYB), giving the protein MLARSCVRPMRAFASARNGAVQITKRAASSSSGSTAESPLRLNIAAAAATAVAAGSVGWYYHLYGNSHAMTPAEEGLHPTKYPWVHNQWFKTFDHQALRRGFQVYREVCASCHSLSRVPYRSLVGTILTVDEAKALAEENEYDTEPNDQGEIEKRPGKLSDYLPSPYPNDEAARFANNGALPPDLSLMVKARHGGCDYIFNLLTGYPDEPPAGAQVGAGLNFNPYFPGTGIAMARVLYDGLVEYEDETPATTSQMAKDVTEFLNWAAEPEMDDRKRMGMKVLAITSVLFAMSVWVKRYKWAWLKSRKIVYDPPKEGKTNIRR